The sequence ACTTCGCAATAGCAACTATAAGTGTGAATGAGGGTTTGAGGTATTTAATTGAAGGATTAGATATTTGGGAAGGCTCTAGAGGTCTTCCCTTAAGTGGGCCTCTTATATCTGCCTTCGGCCATGAGGGATTCTCTATATTATCAACGGTAGCCTCAGATCTAGGAGTATTTATAATAGCTTTACTAGCCTTAATTATAACCTTCATATTCTTAAATAGTAGGATTGGCTACGCGCTTAGAGCTATAAGAGAAGATGAGAATACAGCAAAAGTTATGGGGATAAATGCTACGAAGTATAAGCTCATAGCATTCTCTACTAGTGGAGTTTTAGGAGGACTTATAGGAGCTATGTGGTCTTTTAAAGCTGCAACAATATATCCTCCTGATGCATTCAACATACAATATACTGTAGAGGCTATAGTTGTAGTAATGCTTGGCGGAGCTGGGACACTGCTAGGTCCTCTAGTTAGCGGTGCTATATATGCATCCTTAAAATATTTCTTAGCAGGTATACTACCAGGCTTTCAACTTTTAATATTCGCTCTACTAGTTTTAGCTATAGTAATCCTAACTCCTGAAGGTATAGTTGGTGCTCTAAGATACTATATTCCACGAATCAGGAGGTTTATAGCTTGAGGTGGCTCTAAATGCTTGAGGTTATTAATGTAACCAAGAGATTTGGAGGCTTAATAGCATTAAAAGATGTAAGTTTAAAAATTGATAAAGGAGAGAAGATAGCTATAATAGGTCCTAATGGCTCAGGTAAGACAACGTTATTAAATGTGATAAGCGGTGTCTATAAGCCTGAGAGCGGTAGAGTGCTATTAATGGGTGTAGATATAACTCATACTCCACCATATGAGAGAGCTAGGATGGGTATCGCTAGAGCATTCCAGATACCGAAACCTTTCTCTAACTTAACTGTAAGAGAGAATGCTGCAATTGGAGCATTATTTGGACCTTTATACGGGAGTATAAATGTTAAAGA comes from Sulfolobales archaeon and encodes:
- a CDS encoding branched-chain amino acid ABC transporter permease; the encoded protein is MSVVVTIRHLVIILVVYLIILSLRVATEVVGSIGPITAQLLTLIAFYVALGQAFNIFLGMTGYVNFGYVAFMGLGMYGMATGIHRAMNAGFPGYIGLILGLFQAVVFSIILALVVGGIALRLGGAYFAIATISVNEGLRYLIEGLDIWEGSRGLPLSGPLISAFGHEGFSILSTVASDLGVFIIALLALIITFIFLNSRIGYALRAIREDENTAKVMGINATKYKLIAFSTSGVLGGLIGAMWSFKAATIYPPDAFNIQYTVEAIVVVMLGGAGTLLGPLVSGAIYASLKYFLAGILPGFQLLIFALLVLAIVILTPEGIVGALRYYIPRIRRFIA